From one Vanessa tameamea isolate UH-Manoa-2023 chromosome 9, ilVanTame1 primary haplotype, whole genome shotgun sequence genomic stretch:
- the LOC113393156 gene encoding GSK3B-interacting protein, protein MSEQVLDKETWPAEAEAAINDIRKHVNSAQVSSKVRSTNQKIYINLTTLENAEYCVEMSALGFRVVGRKYDDTSLSTIENMNYETPYALLNNISQKYRESFGGELMNKLLHLAKKSEG, encoded by the coding sequence ATGTCGGAGCAAGTTTTAGATAAAGAGACTTGGCCAGCTGAAGCGGAAGCAGCCATCAACGATATCCGAAAACATGTCAATTCAGCTCAAGTATCCTCTAAAGTGAGGAGCACCAACCAGAAGATCTACATTAATCTCACGACCTTGGAAAATGCAGAATATTGCGTCGAAATGTCCGCCTTGGGATTCAGGGTCGTCGGCAGGAAATATGACGACACGAGCCTGTCTACCATAGAAAACATGAATTACGAGACGCCCTACGCTTTACTCAACAACATCAGTCAGAAGTACAGAGAATCATTCGGCGGAGAACTCATGAACAAACTGCTACACCTGGCTAAGAAATCAGAAGGCTGA